A window of the Nitrosopumilus ureiphilus genome harbors these coding sequences:
- a CDS encoding magnesium transporter CorA family protein — MKKGFITKKLRTGKRPQEEDVNARKMEKIQGGKFTWLDLQNPDRGHMEQIAKDHNLNTLNVEDCLTKFELPKLDSYDNHFFVILHFPPLSQKVGISKNSQLSIFVGKDFLITVHQGDLNPLVELVELCISDSDLERKRRLLGKSPGHLLHEIIDVLVDDLLHTSRKIIANLDEMEDRVFDERKSVARSISLLRREINRLRRIANPLKKFVLEIAKNIDRYSDREIEELTLYFDDVIDHIDKVIETLEESRETMEIYKDTDFVLSTEKTNKVLGVLTIIFTLAIPATVIGTFYGMNVNLPGGIGDNPMFLGPFTTFIIVILASAIPAILMFAYFRKLGWISS, encoded by the coding sequence TTGAAAAAAGGATTCATCACCAAAAAATTGCGAACAGGAAAAAGACCCCAAGAAGAGGATGTCAATGCAAGAAAAATGGAGAAAATCCAAGGAGGAAAATTTACTTGGCTAGATCTTCAGAATCCAGATAGAGGACATATGGAACAAATTGCAAAAGATCACAATCTAAATACACTTAATGTGGAAGACTGTTTGACAAAATTTGAACTTCCAAAACTAGACAGTTATGATAATCATTTCTTTGTAATTTTACATTTTCCACCACTTTCACAAAAAGTAGGAATATCTAAAAACAGTCAATTATCCATTTTTGTAGGCAAAGACTTTCTAATCACTGTACATCAGGGAGATCTAAATCCACTAGTTGAATTAGTGGAGTTATGTATTAGTGATTCAGATCTAGAAAGAAAAAGGAGACTTTTAGGAAAGTCCCCAGGACATTTACTTCATGAAATAATAGATGTGTTAGTAGATGATCTTTTACATACATCTAGAAAAATTATTGCAAATCTAGATGAGATGGAAGACAGAGTATTTGATGAAAGAAAATCCGTAGCAAGAAGTATTTCATTATTAAGAAGAGAAATCAACAGATTGAGAAGAATAGCCAACCCGTTAAAGAAATTTGTATTAGAAATTGCAAAGAATATTGACAGATATTCAGACAGAGAGATCGAGGAACTTACATTGTATTTTGATGATGTAATTGATCACATAGACAAGGTAATTGAAACATTAGAAGAATCAAGAGAAACTATGGAAATTTACAAAGATACAGACTTTGTTTTAAGCACTGAAAAAACAAACAAAGTGTTAGGAGTATTAACGATTATTTTCACATTAGCGATTCCAGCTACAGTAATTGGTACATTTTATGGAATGAACGTAAACTTGCCAGGTGGAATTGGAGACAACCCTATGTTTCTAGGTCCTTTTACAACATTCATAATAGTCATACTCGCATCAGCAATTCCAGCAATTCTGATGTTTGCATATTTTAGAAAGTTAGGCTGGATAAGTAGCTAA
- a CDS encoding tyrosine-type recombinase/integrase, with translation MARLKQNAGPSMDLYKLDRQLDRIWGQIRSELSKQDTKLLDDYDTEMVNVGLGKATRLKHLKVLLSLSRRTIKNWNKMTVNDISSLVKKIMDTYGDANGAETESSRDFKKVLKIFFRWHKLGSREYKEVGDPPETARIRLKKPKDKIARENLLDEDDRTRLLHACGENLRDKAFIDVHSEAGTRPGEILSLRLGHVKFDEYGAIIHVDGKTGARPIRLVTSTPNLSAWINSHPLRDDPEAPLWILLDKDNYGNPMTYPAATEMISRRCKIAHITKRVNLKLFRHSEATATAKFLTESEMRKRHGWTNSSNMTSKYVHLVDSDVEEKILSHYGIIKKDDDQNDLPKTCHICETRNSSHSVTCSKCGRPLNLKTALELDVREQKIDEKLESLSKTVEENKLVMMHFSKLFASSPPKFPNNDEGYLISQVLKFMGYEEIHKKAEEKLATLYPYPYPS, from the coding sequence ATGGCCAGATTGAAACAAAACGCCGGCCCATCTATGGATCTTTACAAGCTTGACAGGCAGTTGGATCGGATCTGGGGCCAGATAAGATCAGAACTATCAAAACAAGACACCAAGCTGTTAGATGATTATGATACTGAGATGGTAAATGTCGGATTGGGCAAGGCAACAAGGCTCAAGCATTTGAAGGTACTTCTCTCATTATCAAGACGAACCATCAAAAACTGGAACAAGATGACCGTAAATGACATCTCAAGTCTTGTCAAGAAAATAATGGATACGTACGGCGATGCAAACGGAGCTGAAACTGAATCATCACGAGACTTTAAGAAAGTTCTAAAGATATTTTTTAGGTGGCACAAGCTTGGCTCACGCGAATACAAAGAAGTTGGCGACCCTCCAGAGACTGCACGGATTCGATTAAAAAAACCAAAAGACAAGATTGCAAGAGAAAACCTGCTAGATGAAGATGACAGGACAAGACTTCTTCATGCATGCGGCGAGAACCTGCGAGACAAGGCATTTATCGATGTCCACTCTGAAGCCGGTACAAGGCCTGGCGAGATTCTTTCATTACGTCTTGGACATGTAAAGTTTGATGAGTATGGAGCAATAATTCATGTGGATGGCAAGACCGGAGCAAGACCCATACGACTGGTAACGTCAACGCCAAATCTTTCTGCTTGGATAAATTCTCATCCACTAAGAGATGATCCTGAAGCTCCCTTGTGGATTTTATTGGACAAGGATAACTATGGTAATCCCATGACATATCCTGCAGCTACTGAAATGATCTCAAGACGATGCAAAATAGCTCACATTACAAAAAGGGTCAACCTCAAACTGTTTCGACATTCTGAGGCCACTGCCACTGCAAAGTTTTTGACAGAATCAGAGATGAGAAAAAGACACGGATGGACAAACAGCTCCAACATGACCTCAAAGTATGTTCATTTAGTAGACTCTGATGTAGAGGAGAAGATCCTGTCACATTACGGTATAATTAAAAAAGATGATGACCAAAACGACCTGCCAAAAACCTGTCATATTTGTGAGACCCGCAACTCTTCTCACTCTGTGACATGCTCAAAATGTGGAAGGCCATTGAACCTCAAAACCGCACTAGAACTTGATGTACGGGAACAAAAGATTGATGAAAAACTTGAATCATTGTCAAAGACAGTTGAGGAAAACAAACTAGTGATGATGCATTTTTCCAAGTTATTTGCATCTTCTCCTCCCAAGTTTCCAAACAATGATGAAGGCTATCTTATATCCCAGGTTTTAAAATTCATGGGTTACGAAGAGATACACAAAAAAGCTGAAGAAAAACTGGCAACACTATACCCATACCCATACCCATCATAA
- a CDS encoding CRISPR-associated endonuclease Cas1, whose product MTIQGKNNHYNIKLRGYGHSISVKNSKLILKNGRQDITGEQESESWFVKNMPYEKIILSGKGYVSTEALSLLSQNNRNVILVDTYGKPVTYCNSMMDSLTGTKYRIAQYDTFRDPEKCEYLTKQILTAKKESQLKLLRLIGSDITSLPEKENSAGRVYFKEFGKFIPERYGFNSRNNHSYVIPRTMQLISSMLC is encoded by the coding sequence TTGACAATCCAAGGAAAAAATAATCATTACAACATAAAACTACGAGGTTATGGTCATTCTATTTCTGTAAAAAATTCAAAATTAATTCTAAAGAATGGCAGACAGGACATTACTGGTGAACAAGAATCCGAATCATGGTTTGTCAAAAACATGCCATATGAAAAAATAATTCTATCAGGTAAAGGGTATGTATCCACAGAAGCATTATCACTACTTTCTCAAAATAATCGAAATGTAATTCTAGTTGACACTTATGGTAAACCTGTGACTTATTGCAACTCTATGATGGATTCTCTAACTGGAACAAAATATAGAATTGCACAATACGATACGTTTAGAGACCCTGAAAAATGTGAGTATCTGACGAAGCAAATTCTAACAGCAAAAAAAGAATCACAACTAAAGTTATTACGATTAATTGGTAGTGACATTACCTCTCTACCTGAAAAAGAAAACTCTGCAGGACGAGTCTATTTCAAAGAATTTGGTAAATTCATTCCTGAAAGGTACGGGTTTAATTCCAGAAATAATCATTCATACGTAATTCCAAGAACAATGCAACTGATATCATCAATGCTTTGTTAA
- a CDS encoding CRISPR-associated endonuclease Cas1 — protein MLNYGYSVLAGEISKFVCGFGLDPYFGFMHKSHTGFQPLVYDIIEPFRWMVDYTVFQIANNSSKRHRIKLKEFVHTREGNVVMDGSLIRRFLEILDRQIRQERKYDFRHGKKTEDGLKSVQEITIVKIMIQRLAEFCLNNSTHSQIYTSVFSS, from the coding sequence TTGTTAAATTATGGGTATTCCGTTCTAGCAGGGGAAATTTCAAAATTTGTTTGTGGGTTTGGATTAGACCCTTACTTTGGATTCATGCATAAATCTCATACGGGATTTCAACCACTAGTTTATGATATAATAGAACCATTTAGATGGATGGTGGATTATACGGTATTCCAAATAGCAAATAATTCAAGCAAAAGACACAGAATCAAACTCAAAGAATTTGTCCATACAAGAGAAGGAAATGTTGTGATGGATGGTTCTTTGATAAGACGATTTTTAGAAATATTGGATAGGCAGATTCGGCAAGAAAGAAAGTATGATTTTAGGCACGGAAAGAAAACTGAAGATGGATTGAAATCGGTTCAAGAGATTACAATTGTGAAGATTATGATTCAGAGATTGGCTGAATTTTGTTTAAACAATTCCACTCACTCACAAATTTACACTAGTGTGTTCTCCTCTTGA
- a CDS encoding HD domain-containing protein, whose translation MTKMNIFMKVSYEKSYSIKIGFCLLGMAHPLEKKLKDCGDSSVCKYSKFEVIKEVLEKVVTSQIPFEKSVLNVQGAYYNDHGKEHFERIENNYSKMIEESGIELSCCEIYLALLSIWFHDIGLWLGRKEDESPEDARNHHHARVKDVIEKLVEKGQISKMDNSEETLLVSICAGHSRKIDLESIAKESSLNGEGIKSRLLSAILRIADSLDIDHRRAPETIFELFDDVIPEKSREHWEKHTFVNAVEFNRTYASIDIVTTFGQRLEELIEQYKLVHWVQEEIKNELQSVKSIFDDYRMPFSHVQLKDYASGMYIKSDIEPSGIVRIECDEDHLDSKTLLELSELFKVHTGELKVYIEIILNKGGRITIPLPIQYNVTSSETLEESIKKICNPLLIDVKVDPTSVRVIKK comes from the coding sequence ATGACGAAAATGAACATTTTCATGAAAGTAAGTTATGAAAAGTCTTATAGTATCAAAATAGGATTTTGTTTGTTGGGTATGGCACATCCATTAGAAAAAAAACTAAAAGATTGCGGAGACAGTTCTGTTTGCAAATACTCTAAATTCGAAGTGATAAAAGAAGTACTTGAAAAAGTTGTGACAAGTCAAATACCATTTGAAAAAAGCGTTCTAAATGTACAGGGGGCATATTATAATGATCATGGTAAAGAACATTTTGAAAGAATTGAAAATAATTATTCAAAAATGATTGAAGAATCTGGAATAGAACTATCCTGTTGTGAAATTTATCTTGCACTTTTATCCATTTGGTTTCATGACATTGGATTGTGGTTGGGAAGAAAAGAAGATGAATCTCCAGAAGATGCCAGAAACCATCACCATGCACGAGTTAAAGACGTAATTGAAAAACTAGTAGAAAAAGGTCAAATTAGTAAAATGGATAATTCTGAAGAAACCCTTCTGGTCAGTATTTGTGCAGGACATAGTAGGAAAATTGATTTAGAAAGTATTGCAAAAGAGAGTTCATTAAATGGAGAAGGTATAAAATCTCGTTTATTATCTGCGATATTGAGAATAGCAGATTCATTAGATATTGATCATAGACGAGCACCAGAAACAATATTTGAATTATTTGATGATGTTATTCCTGAAAAATCACGAGAGCATTGGGAAAAACATACATTCGTTAATGCAGTAGAATTTAATCGTACATACGCTTCTATTGATATTGTTACAACGTTTGGACAGAGATTGGAAGAATTGATAGAACAATACAAACTTGTTCATTGGGTACAAGAGGAAATAAAAAATGAATTACAGTCAGTAAAATCCATTTTTGATGATTATAGAATGCCATTTTCACACGTACAACTAAAAGACTATGCATCTGGAATGTACATTAAATCAGATATAGAACCATCAGGAATAGTAAGAATAGAATGTGATGAAGATCATCTAGATTCAAAAACATTACTAGAACTATCGGAATTATTTAAAGTACATACTGGGGAATTGAAAGTGTATATTGAAATTATTCTAAACAAAGGAGGTAGAATTACAATCCCACTTCCAATACAATATAATGTTACTAGTTCAGAAACATTGGAAGAATCTATCAAGAAAATTTGTAATCCTCTACTGATAGATGTTAAGGTTGATCCTACAAGTGTGAGGGTGATAAAAAAATGA